In the Pleuronectes platessa chromosome 8, fPlePla1.1, whole genome shotgun sequence genome, one interval contains:
- the drd1a gene encoding D(1) dopamine receptor — MDLKNFTAVIDSGFLDEAPSRRVLTGCFLSLLILTTLLGNTLVCAAVTKFRHLRTKVTNFFVISLAVSDLLVAILVMPWKAVTEIAGFWPFGSFCDTWVAFDIMCSTASILNLCVISLDRYWAISSPFRYERKMTPRVAYVMISVAWTLSVLISFIPVQLNWHKAQTESYKAITGSSGSSGLNATTYHSPENCDSSLNRTYAISTSLISFYIPVAIMVATYTQIYRIAHRQIRRISALERAAESAKNRHDSMGGGSSIAESESSFKMTFKRETKVLKTLSVIMGVFVCCWLPFFILNCMVPFCEQSSGGEAFPCINSTTFDVFVWFGWANSSLNPIIYAFNADFRKAFSILLGCHRLYPGGHNIETVSLNKK; from the coding sequence ATGGATCTCAAGAACTTCACAGCTGTCATCGACAGTGGGTTTTTGGATGAGGCACCCTCAAGACGCGTCCTAACCGGCTGCTTCCTCTCGCTGCTCATCCTCACCACCTTGCTTGGAAACACTCTAGTTTGTGCGGCTGTCACCAAATTTCGACACCTTCGCACAAAAGTGACCAACTTTTTTGTGATCTCCCTGGCTGTGTCAGACCTCTTGGTTGCCATCTTGGTGATGCCGTGGAAGGCGGTGACAGAAATTGCTGGGTTCTGGCCATTTGGCTCCTTTTGCGACACCTGGGTGGCTTTTGACATTATGTGCTCCACAGCGTCCATTTTGAACCTTTGTGTGATAAGCTTGGACCGCTACTGGGCCATCTCTAGCCCCTTTCGCTACGAAAGGAAGATGACACCCAGAGTCGCCTATGTGATGATAAGTGTAGCCTGGACGCTGTCTGTCCTCATTTCCTTCATCCCAGTGCAGCTCAACTGGCACAAGGCCCAAACTGAATCTTACAAAGCTATCACCGGGTCGTCTGGCTCTTCAGGTTTAAATGCTACAACTTACCACAGCCCGGAGAACTGTGACTCGAGCCTTAACAGAACCTACGCCATCTCAACGTCCTTGATAAGCTTTTACATTCCTGTCGCCATAATGGTGGCAACATACACCCAGATCTACCGAATTGCCCACAGACAAATTAGGAGGATATCTGCCCTGGAGCGGGCAGCCGAAAGTGCCAAAAACAGACATGATAGCATGGGCGGAGGATCCAGCATCGCAGAGTCCGAGAGCTCTTTCAAAATGACATTCAAGAGGGAGACCAAGGTGCTGAAGACTTTGTCGGTCATCATgggggtgtttgtgtgctgctggCTTCCGTTCTTCATCCTAAATTGCATGGTGCCCTTCTGCGAGCAGTCGAGTGGAGGGGAGGCTTTTCCCTGCATCAACTCCACCACGTTTGACGTGTTCGTGTGGTTCGGCTGGGCTAATTCCTCCCTCAACCCCATCATCTACGCCTTCAATGCAGATTTCCGCAAGGCCTTTTCCATCCTGCTGGGCTGCCACAGACTGTATCCAGGAGGCCACAATATAGAGACGGTCAGTCTAAACAAGAAATGA